The genome window TGTAATTTCCAATCATTAATACATAATAATTTCAAACTAGCATATGCAACCGAACATGCTAGGGGATTTCCCATAAATGTTGGACCATGCATAAAACAACCTACTTTACCATTACCAATTACATCAGCTACTCTACGAGAGGTAATTGTAGCTGCCAAAGTCATGGTACCACCAGTAATAGCCTTTCCAATACATAAAATATCAGGAACAATTTTAGAATATTCAAAAGCAAAAAATCTACCAGTACGACCAAAACCAGTAGCTATCTCATCACAAATCAAAAGTATTTGATATTTATTACATAATAATTTTAATTTATATAAATAATTAGGATGATAAAAATTCATACCACCTATAGCCTGAACAATAGGTTCTAAAATTATTGCAGAAATAATACTGTGATATTTACTTAAAAAAATATCTATTTTATCAAAATATTTTTCTTTCCATTTACCATAAAATCCACATTTAAATTCATCAATAAATAATTGAGAAGATAAAAAATTTCCATAAATTTTATGCATAGAATTATTTGGATCTGAAACAGACATAGCAGCAAATGTATCACCATGATAAGATCTTCTTATACTAATGAAATTATATCGTTTTTCACCTAAAGCTTGCCAATATTGTAAAGACATCTTTAATGCAACCTCAATCGAAACAGAACCAGTATCAGATAAAAATATACATTGCAATTCATAAGGTAAAAACTCTAACAATTTTTCACAAAATTTAATCGCAGGAATATGCGTAATTCCACCAAACATAACATGAGAAATTTTATCTATCTGATCTTTTAAAACATCATTAAGAAATTTATTATTATACCCATGAATAGCACCCCACCAAGAAGACATACCATCAATCAATTTATTACCTTTATATAATTTTATATATACATCATATGCATAATCAACTAAATAACAAGGAAAAGGATTAATCATTGACGTATACGGGTGCCAAATATGCTTTTTATCAAAATTTAAATAAAATGATTTCATAATTAATATTGCAAAAAAGAATAAAAAGTTTTATTTTATAAATAAAATATTATTAATAATATAACAAAATAGGAATAATAATGCAAAATATATGGACTATAGAACAGGTAAAAAAATTATTTTATAAACCATTTTCGGATTTAATGTATAAAGCACAAAAAATACATAGAAAAAATTTTGATCCTAACATAATACAAATTAGTATGCTTTTATCAATAAAAACAGGTTTATGCCCTGAAGACTGTAAATACTGTCCACAAAGTTCAAAATATAAAACAAACACAAAAATAAAAAAACTAATTGATACAAAAAAAATTTTAACTGCAGCTAATAAAGCAAAAAAAGCGGGGTCACAACGTTTTTGCATAGGTGCAGGATGGAGAAATATTAATGACAGAGATATTCCATACTTAGAAAATATAATAAAAAAAATAAAAAAAATAGGTATGGAGACATGTATGACACTAGGAGGGGTAAATAATAAACAAGCTAAAAAATTAGCAGAAGCTGGATTAG of Candidatus Purcelliella pentastirinorum contains these proteins:
- the bioA gene encoding adenosylmethionine--8-amino-7-oxononanoate transaminase; the protein is MKSFYLNFDKKHIWHPYTSMINPFPCYLVDYAYDVYIKLYKGNKLIDGMSSWWGAIHGYNNKFLNDVLKDQIDKISHVMFGGITHIPAIKFCEKLLEFLPYELQCIFLSDTGSVSIEVALKMSLQYWQALGEKRYNFISIRRSYHGDTFAAMSVSDPNNSMHKIYGNFLSSQLFIDEFKCGFYGKWKEKYFDKIDIFLSKYHSIISAIILEPIVQAIGGMNFYHPNYLYKLKLLCNKYQILLICDEIATGFGRTGRFFAFEYSKIVPDILCIGKAITGGTMTLAATITSRRVADVIGNGKVGCFMHGPTFMGNPLACSVAYASLKLLCINDWKLQVFNISIWMKIGLFSLINHPDILDVRVLGAIGVVEFKYKINIPYAQKLFVQNGVWVRPFEKIIYLVPPYIISEECIIKLCHSIHFILSKFDIFIYD